The Sneathiella limimaris region TCCGCGATGGCTTTCACGGTATTCATGCGCAGGCATTTTGTCTTGTCGATCTCGGCAGAGATAGCCGCGCTGGAAATGAGCAGGGCAAAAACTAGGGAAAGACTATACCGTATGAATGACATGTTGGGACTTTTCTAAATCGAACTATTTCTAAAGATATACGAGTTTATCAATTAGACAATATTAATTTAGTGGGGTGGCCCGGGCATGAGCGTCTCATGATACGGATCGCCGTTATGGTGAGGCGCCTTCTAAAACCCCAGTTTGATGCCCAATAAGTCCTCTCACTGGGGCAATTTCAAGTCGAATACTAGAAAAGAAAAAGCAATGTCAGTTGGTGGGCAGGCAGGTGTCAACGATGCCGGATGGATTATCAAGCTCGCACCCATTCTTCTTATAGTTTCGATAAATTTCAGCAATTGCTGGGGCATAAGCTGCCTTGTTTTTATGAAGGTAAATATATCCCTTATGCTCGGAAATCTTTTGCTTTTGCAGGTCGGTTTTTTCGAAATCGATACCCTTGATTTCCCGGTTATTACCGACACACGGCGATAGAGCAGCATTGAAACCAGGTTTTCATGGCTGTTCGCTTCCACAACCGAGAAGGCCCGGCGATTTGTTCGCGTGGCGAATCTTTGCAACGCAACAAGCGGCCATTTGGCGCCTCTCAACACCCCAACTGGATCAATTTTGTGGATGTCCTCAGGCCAGAAGACCAGCCATCCTTCCGATACGCCGAACGGCTCCTCAACAACAACAGAGAATTGTTCCAGTGTTTTTCCATATTGCTCAGACACAACCACATAACCATCGATTGATCCTTCCTTGAGCATCTCGGTCGCTCTCTTAAGGGGAAAATTGATTAACTCGACGCAGATCCCCGCTCTTTCAACAATGGTTTTGAAGTTTTCGCCCAGATGTTTGAGCTTTGCAGAAACGGCTGACAGCGTATTCATCCTCAGACACTCCTGCGCCTGAGCTTCCCCTGCTTTTAAAGGGCCTGCAATGAGAACTAGAAACAGTATGAAATTTAAAGGTTTCATTGGGGGATGAAGCTTTCAAAATTTCGGTCCAAATTCTAATCTGGTTCGCATGATCTATAGGTCAATGCGATCAGCCCATGTTTTTAAATATATCTCGCGTTAGATGTCATAAGCTGTGATGAATGCGCAAAAAAATGAAAGATAATTAACAAAAACTTAATTCAAATGACCGACCCTAGAAAACTTGGATGCGAGTCAGTTGGATGTAGAAAAGTCGATTTTTTCACACATGTCTTATGCTACCGGTGGGTCGTTTCCTCAGTCCAACCACTCTCTTGAAGAAAAACTGGACCGGCATGTTGAATAAGATTTTGTTTCTGCAGTTATTTGCAGTTTTTTTGAGCAGTCTCTCTGTTGCCGATGAGCATGAACTGAAATTTGCCTGCACCCAGTTCCCGCCCTTTAAAATCCAGGACAGTGAAACGCCGGGAATTGATGTTGAGCGGATTTCAACAATCATTGATCGGCTGGGTCTGCAGGCTGAGTATACATTTTTCCCCTGGGCACGGGCTTATGAGGAAGTGAAGACAGGACGGCAGGATGCCCTTTGTGGGTGTTCCTATCAAAGAGAACGGACAGAGTTTTTTTATTTTTCCGATGAATTTGGCACTCATGCTCAAGGCTTTCTGACGTCTCCCGGATCAGCCATCAGTGACGATTTCGAGCAGGGAAAATCACTCGATGAATATTCCCTTGCTGTCGTGAGGGGGTATCAGCTCTCCAACGAGCTGGAAGGCCTTGTCCCAAATGTTGTTCGGGTGAAGGATGATCTGCAAGCGATCACCCTGTTTCAGCAGGGGCGCGTGGATGCCGTGTTCGGATATATTGATGTGATGAGGCATATTATCCAGAAGCATAATTTGGATATTCCTATTGATTTTCATACGATTGAGCGCAGACCCTATTACATCTGTTTCCATAAAAATGAGAAAAACCACGACTTGCTGCATCGCTTTAATGATGAGATCCGCCAATCAAAAGCAGATGGCAGCTTTGAGAAAATCAACAGAAAATATTTAGGCAATTAGGCGCCGAGCCAGCCCGGCTAATTCGTCGGCAGACAGCTTTCCTTGATACCTCTACGGTCAAGTAGGACGCACCCTTTATCGGTATATGAGCGATAAACTTTGCTGATTAGCGATGCATATCTAGATTGGTTCTTATGAAGGTATGTGTAGCCGTATAGAACCCCGAGATGCTTCGTGGCGAGGCCTAGCCGGTCAATATTCGATGACTGAGTTCCACTGACCGTCCCAATAATTGCCTGTATGCGATTTCGGGATAATAGGGAAAATAAATTCTCGTATGTCCTCCCTTCAACAAGGGTGTAAGACGAAGCTAACAGCGGAGGCGGATTTAGGTTTAGTAAACGTTGCGCCCACTTGTTGCCCCGAATGATCCCGACGCTTTTGATTTCTACGTCCTGATGGGGCCAAAACACGATCTGGGTGTCGGTTCTCCCAAAAGGAACCTCTACCTGAACGGTGAAGTTCTCAATGATCGGTTCAAATTCTTCCGATAGGACAACAAAGCCATCAATCTCTCGATCTCTTAGCATTTCGATTGACCTTTCCCAGGGGATGTTCAGGATCTCAACGCATATCCCGGAATTGTCCATGAGGGCTTTGAAATTCCGCCCTATATACTCAAGATCCTCGGAGATGGCGCCAAGGGCATTCATTTTCAGGCATGTGGTTTTAGGGGGCTCCGCGGCAAAAGCTGTGCTCGAAATGCCAGTCATGATCAACACTTGGAAAAGAAGTGAACGCAGGTACATGCGAAGCCGGCTCCCAGATTATCCCCCGCTTCATAAGGTATGGCGAATATGTCTGTATGGCCAACAGGAAACGACATTCCTGAGCTTAAAAATGCAGAATTAGGGTTTAATAATATTATTAATTGCACATTCTTAAATAAAATTCTTGAAATGCGGGTTTGGCCCTCCCATATGGCCATTCCTGTGCAGAAAGGGCTTCCTCTGAGTTTACGTCTCTTTGGGTTTCCTGTGATCAGGGCGTCGGGCACAAGTGACCGACTTTACAATGCGCCTGATCCAAATCTTCGACACGTGCAAAACCACTTTAAAAATTCAGTAAACTTGCCGGTGATGCATGCGTACCAATTTTGATACCGAGTAACCTGTTAGTACAGAAGTAACCGCATCACCGGTCTTTTTCCGGTTGCGTACAGAAACACGCTCATTGGGGGATGAGACACCATGCAGAAATACACGCCGTAAAGCGGCTAAGGGACTGATCCAAAACATAAAATCAAACCAACCCGATCAGCCTGCCAACCCAACATCTATCGACACCACCCACCCGGCACGAATTCTGTGTTTGCGGGCCTTTTGGGGTGTTTTAAGGTGTATAAAGTTTTACTCATTTTTGGGGTATTGATTAATCAATATTAAACCAAATAGCTGTAGCTATGCGCCATTAATAGGGGTGAAAAGATGCGATTAATACTTGCTTTGGTAATTACATTTTGTGCTTTGGTATCATATGCTCAGGCGGGACATTGGGGATCTGCTACAGAAGACAAACTGGAAGCCAGTCAGCCGGAATTGTTTAAGGACTTCCGCAAAGCTCGTGAATTAATCGATAATTTTGATGGAATTCGAAAGCCCTTATTGGTTGCCAAGGAACTGCTGGATAAAACGATTGAGCAGGATATAAATTTCGCACCTGCTTATGTCGAATATGCCCGACTTTATTATAAAGGGGGGCATATCCTTGGGGGCGTATTCAAGTCTCAAACAAGGAGTATGGCTAGAGCTGCCATTGAGAGGGCAATTGAAGTTGAGCCTGACTATGAGGATGCTTATGTCCTGCTTGGCTATCAGCTATATCAGGAAGGTGCAAATGAGGAAGCATTAACTGTTCTTGATCATGCTGAAGAACTGGGCAGCAAGAGTCCCTGGTTGCATCTAAATAGAATGCTAGTTTATCAGTTTACCGGTCAGCGGGACGAGGCATTTAAACATCTTCTGAAGGTGATTGAGAAAAAGCCAAATAATGAGAACGCTTATTCCTTCGCGTTGGAGAAAATGGCGCGTTTTTATGTCAACAGAGAAAATTTTTCGGAAGCAGATCAGTGGTATGAGCGCCTTTTGCAACTGCAGCCAATTGCATGGAACTATAGTAAAATAGCCTACTATCAGCTCATGCATAAACGGGATGTGGATGCAGCAATAAGCTATGGGGAACAAGCTCTTGAAAAAATGGATTATTACGAGGCGCGGAGAATTCTTGCTGCCGCCTATTTTGTCAAATGGTCCCAGGTGACAAAAAAAGGGCGACTAGAAGAAGCCATGAGCTATTTTGCTAGGGGGTTCGAGCTTTTTCCCAACCTGGTCAAGATAATTGATGTCTATCAGAGTGAAGATGCCATGAAGGATACTCTGGCCCGGTTGCGGGTTTATGTACGCTATGCCGTCTCCAAAAGCCTGCAAATCATGCGTGAAGAAGGTGTTCAAATTCCAGGATAATGATTTAGGCGGGTTATCCGTCTTCAGGTTTTCATCTTTACATAACCCCGGTTGTGGCTGGGGCTGATCACGAGTGTGCCGACGGAGACGCGTTTGGGAAGGTTGGCAAGGAAGAGAATGGTTTCACCCAGATCTTCCTCCTGCAGCATTTTTTCCCGATCTTCCGGAGAGGGTGGGACGGGGCGTTTATCCAGGATTGGGGTGTTCACCTCTCCCGGACAGAGGGCAGTGGCGCGAATGCCGTGATCCCCTTCCTCCATATTCAGGCTTTCACTAAAGGCGACGACGCCATGCTTCGCGGCGGTGTACGCCGGACCGGTCAGGATGGATGGGCGCACGCCCGCAACAGAGGAGACATTGATAATAAGCCCATCGGCCTGTTTTCGCATCAGCGGCAGGACCGCCTGGCAGCAATAAAAACTGCCATTGAGGTTGGCGGAAATGACGCTGTCAAATCCATCCGGGGTCACCCGCTCCCAGCTTCGATCGGGGATATTCAGGCCAGCGCTGTTCACCAGGATATCAAGCTTGCCATGCGCTGCCTCGATCTTGTCCGCTGCTTTTTTGACGGCGTCTGCGTCCGTCACAT contains the following coding sequences:
- a CDS encoding substrate-binding periplasmic protein — encoded protein: MLNKILFLQLFAVFLSSLSVADEHELKFACTQFPPFKIQDSETPGIDVERISTIIDRLGLQAEYTFFPWARAYEEVKTGRQDALCGCSYQRERTEFFYFSDEFGTHAQGFLTSPGSAISDDFEQGKSLDEYSLAVVRGYQLSNELEGLVPNVVRVKDDLQAITLFQQGRVDAVFGYIDVMRHIIQKHNLDIPIDFHTIERRPYYICFHKNEKNHDLLHRFNDEIRQSKADGSFEKINRKYLGN
- a CDS encoding tetratricopeptide repeat protein → MRLILALVITFCALVSYAQAGHWGSATEDKLEASQPELFKDFRKARELIDNFDGIRKPLLVAKELLDKTIEQDINFAPAYVEYARLYYKGGHILGGVFKSQTRSMARAAIERAIEVEPDYEDAYVLLGYQLYQEGANEEALTVLDHAEELGSKSPWLHLNRMLVYQFTGQRDEAFKHLLKVIEKKPNNENAYSFALEKMARFYVNRENFSEADQWYERLLQLQPIAWNYSKIAYYQLMHKRDVDAAISYGEQALEKMDYYEARRILAAAYFVKWSQVTKKGRLEEAMSYFARGFELFPNLVKIIDVYQSEDAMKDTLARLRVYVRYAVSKSLQIMREEGVQIPG
- a CDS encoding SDR family oxidoreductase; the encoded protein is MTLSGKITWVTGAGTGIGSAGALKLAAAGAHVILSGRRVEPLEDISQKIASAGGSAEILPLDVTDADAVKKAADKIEAAHGKLDILVNSAGLNIPDRSWERVTPDGFDSVISANLNGSFYCCQAVLPLMRKQADGLIINVSSVAGVRPSILTGPAYTAAKHGVVAFSESLNMEEGDHGIRATALCPGEVNTPILDKRPVPPSPEDREKMLQEEDLGETILFLANLPKRVSVGTLVISPSHNRGYVKMKT